A single genomic interval of Acetobacteraceae bacterium harbors:
- a CDS encoding cold-shock protein: MRSNRTDRSPRSPRRGGFDDDFMSAPSYGDRPNSQNRRPSGGGAQVVASGPEVSATVKWFSGEKGFGFVELADGTGDVFLHANALSNAGFSAASPGATLSVRIGQGPKGRQVAEVISVDETTAEAPRPRSGFDARGGAGGFGGGRPPRVAPDLSSAQDLRGTVKWYNATKGFGFITPESGGKDIFIHASALERSGLNFLSEGQAVNVKVVQGSKGPEAADIDVG, from the coding sequence TTGAGAAGTAACAGAACCGACCGCAGCCCCCGTTCCCCTCGCCGCGGCGGATTTGACGATGATTTCATGTCCGCTCCGTCATATGGGGACCGCCCCAATTCACAAAATCGTCGTCCATCAGGCGGCGGCGCTCAAGTCGTCGCTTCGGGACCGGAAGTCAGCGCCACGGTAAAGTGGTTCAGCGGGGAGAAGGGCTTCGGCTTTGTCGAACTTGCTGATGGCACGGGCGACGTTTTCCTCCATGCCAACGCGCTCTCCAATGCTGGCTTCTCGGCAGCGTCCCCTGGTGCGACACTCTCCGTACGGATCGGCCAGGGTCCGAAGGGTCGTCAGGTGGCCGAAGTGATTTCTGTCGATGAAACCACTGCCGAGGCCCCGCGCCCCCGCAGTGGTTTTGATGCCCGTGGCGGCGCTGGCGGTTTCGGCGGTGGCCGTCCGCCACGTGTCGCGCCGGACCTCTCCTCCGCTCAGGATCTTCGCGGCACTGTCAAATGGTACAATGCAACGAAGGGTTTTGGCTTCATCACACCGGAGAGTGGCGGCAAGGACATCTTCATCCACGCCTCCGCGCTGGAGCGTTCCGGCTTGAACTTCCTTTCCGAGGGTCAGGCTGTCAATGTCAAGGTTGTT
- a CDS encoding lipid A deacylase LpxR family protein yields the protein MSCVAPCLLGGARVAQAAASPPTDPRSIWTIQAENDAVSALKGTSDQYYTSGLRVNWTSGTDQLPRFFSRINRALLGDGVQRMSAGVQQLIFTLSNTQAATSLAGDRPYAGVLLGTLNLINDTDLSRSVVGTQLGVMGPAAGGRQMQNGFHSVIGDSPNRGWDHQLRNQPVFQVQGGRIWRFPLIKVAGIETDIMPAISAAMGDHRIYGGGAAILRIGQGLDSDFGNAEEGHRVMPVLGIGGDSEIHIRRIFNVTDLNRAGHDIAQCGDVEIDDDAVITRQRDENKIPPPAEMADQGIMRAALSDPHRQLVDDLIGDIPAIKLVDVVKAPERNANDGEAATARQVPFAIYLLTDKVEAF from the coding sequence ATGTCGTGCGTCGCGCCGTGTCTTCTGGGGGGCGCGCGTGTGGCACAGGCTGCCGCATCTCCCCCGACGGACCCACGCTCAATCTGGACCATTCAGGCTGAGAATGACGCCGTCTCCGCCCTTAAAGGCACGTCCGACCAATATTACACTTCCGGCCTGCGGGTGAACTGGACGTCAGGCACGGACCAGCTGCCGCGATTTTTCTCCCGCATCAACCGCGCTTTGCTGGGTGACGGAGTGCAAAGGATGAGTGCCGGCGTCCAGCAACTTATCTTCACGCTCAGCAACACACAGGCGGCAACCTCCCTCGCGGGTGACCGGCCTTATGCCGGTGTGCTGCTCGGCACGCTGAACCTAATTAATGACACGGATCTGTCGCGCTCCGTCGTCGGGACACAATTAGGCGTCATGGGCCCCGCCGCGGGTGGCAGGCAGATGCAGAATGGCTTTCACAGCGTCATTGGTGATTCGCCGAACCGGGGTTGGGACCATCAATTGCGTAATCAGCCCGTCTTTCAGGTTCAGGGCGGACGCATCTGGCGTTTTCCGCTCATCAAGGTGGCGGGTATCGAGACGGATATCATGCCCGCTATTTCCGCGGCGATGGGTGATCACCGGATTTATGGCGGTGGGGCCGCGATATTGCGGATCGGACAGGGGCTAGACAGCGATTTCGGCAATGCGGAGGAGGGACATCGGGTCATGCCCGTGCTCGGGATAGGTGGCGACAGCGAAATTCATATCCGGCGCATATTTAATGTCACCGATCTGAACCGGGCGGGACATGATATTGCGCAATGTGGAGATGTGGAGATCGATGATGATGCGGTTATCACCAGGCAGCGTGACGAGAATAAAATTCCCCCCCCCGCCGAAATGGCCGATCAAGGCATAATGCGTGCCGCTCTGAGCGATCCGCACCGCCAGCTTGTCGATGATCTGATTGGCGACATCCCAGCCATAAAGCTGGTTGATGTGGTCAAGGCTCCCGAGAGAAACGCGAATGACGGAGAAGCTGCGACGGCGCGGCAAGTGCCGTTCGCCATCTATCTGCTGACGGATAAAGTCGAGGCATTCTGA